The window CCCATCTGACGgaagtcctctctctctcaccactAGGTGGGGCTACCACACTGAGCGATCCCACCAATTCACTTGTGCTGAGAATTCAGGACATCCCCCTCCCCGCAACTTTCCCAACTTTGGGGATTTCCAGGAGGTGATTAAAGAGGCAAAAAAACCACTCATGAGTGGGTGTCCCAAGGTTTAAAATCCATCAGGGACACTAAAGCTGGTGGCTTAGTCCTACCAAATGAATTTGGCAAACCAACCACCTATTCAATACTTACATTTTGTCTGATTAAACACTGAAATCTGGTACTGACAGGtacagaggggaaggggtggggcctGTGGAGAGGACAGTAGGACCTCTCTCATCTTCCTTAAGGTCTTGGTTTCCACATGCTATGCAGAGCCACATCTGGAAAAAACCATTAGGTGGGGCTTTCTACCACTTGTTGGCTATGGCTGCAGGTGAGCTAGGAGCAGTGCGGATGGAAAAGTGATAGAGAGACCTCCAAAGGCTGTCCATTTCCCTCCATCTCTGGACTCTCCTGGAAGAGACTGGATTTCTAGGAAGAGGTCTGACCAGAGTGTGAACCATTCTACAATTAGACTGTCCTCCTGCCTGGAATCACTCCCTCAATCAGATTCTGAGGAAAAAgtttatgaaatggaaaaaaaacaagtcaaGGGCTTGGGAAGATGATTCCCCCTGGAAATTTCCTGGGGAAGACCACACCGTATCATCATGCCAAGATTCTCTAAGCCCTGCTGCTTGGCTTTAGAAATCATCAGGAGTTGCCTGCTCTGCAGTTCCATGCTTCTCTGGCTTTAGCACACACGCAAGGAGTTTTCAGGGGTATCCACCCAAACCAGGGTTACATGTGGgtctccccactcctgcctctTCATAAAGGACAATCTGGCTTCTGGGAAGATGGTCTTCAACATGCAGCTGAGCTGACTTGACAAAGCATTCCACTGGATGCACCCAGAGTTTCTGTAGCCTTGGGGACAGGGCTGCTTGTTCAGCTGTTCCTGCAGCAGAGCTCCAAATCCCACCAGAGTCCCACTGGCAGGTCTTCCCTAATGTGCAGCAGTCAGTCCCAGCTTCAGCAGTAGTCTCCACTGTGGGTCCTCTGGCAGATGTGCATACTTTGGGAGGGAAAGATGATGGGAAATCTGTGACTGAAGCCACATGTCTCTGGGGATAATCTACTCCAAGAAACCAGGAGGTCATTCAAGCCACTCTCTGGAGCCAAAGAGATTGAGCATGGCTCAGAGCCAACGCAAGATCTTTGGATCTCTGATTAATTCTAATTAGTTAGCAGCTAATTAATTAGCTGCTGCAATTATGATCGTCACAGAACAGCAATTTCTTGCATTTCTGCTCAGGAGGAGGAGACAGGGTAGAGCAGCACTGGGATATGGGGGAAAACCTCTATATGAGGAGTCCACTGATTTTGGGAGGCCACTTACCAAGGGGTATTTAAAGAGATGAAACAAAGTTTCTATTTGGTTCACCCCTTTGTTTTCCTAGTATCAAACTCAGGTGAAATTATACTGacagtttctctcttcctgcctcttccttgTGCAGAGTCAGGACCTGCTGAGCTGGCTGGAACAGGACTTGAGGGTGTAACTCATGAGACATGATTCAATGCCAAGGACTGAGGTTATAGCAGGGTGTTTACAGCAGTGGCCATACTCTAAAGTCCTTGACAACTGGTCTTGAGTCCCTAAGCTCTGATGGAGAAGCAAAACTCCTTGATGTGTTACTGACACCACCGATTCCAGGGGTCAGGATTAGCCAGGAAGCCAAACATCAAGAGTGGGTGTGGCATGTCACCAGTCCAGAGGCCCTGCCATGGATGTAGGCTGGGAGCTAGGCAATCAGGAGCCAGAACATGATCACTAGGGCCACAAACAGGAAGAGGCGTGACAGGAACTGCTCATCCACATACTGGGGTGTTCCAGGGACAGCTGCAGAGacaggagggaaaagagaggctGTCAGAATGCTGCAGCTGTGCACAGTGCTGCCCAACTGGGCCAGAAGTTGAGAGCATCAATCTTCATCTCCTTATAGCAGAActgcagagagccccacacagtGTGTCTTCCTTTTCCAGAGGAGAGGAAGTAGAGCCCCAGAGGGAAGCAGTGACTTGTCTTGCCTATCACACAGCAAACTAGGGGCAGAGCTAGGCTTCCACTCCTCCCTGCTTTGAGAAAAGCTCCTAGGTAGCTGTCCAGACATTGGGGAAAGGAGAGTAAGAAATCTATATCCAGAATGGGAAAGTTTTATCAAATATGACAAAGGAAAACTGTAATCGTGGCAAGGAGATAAAGAGATCCAGAGTCCAGCCGACTGTAGAACTCTCTTTACCTAAGGAACCCAGGGTGAACCCTGAAGCAAGAAGGGAAGCAAGCTGCCAAGGGTTCTTGCTGCCTCCATAGTGCCCTGTCCCTCATTCAGGGAAGAGCACATCCTGCCCTTTGGCATCTCCTTTGAGAAAATGcataaatgaaggagaaatctTTGAGGTAGAGGAGGTAAAGAAGGGCATTCCAAGATCTCTTGGGGCTGTACTATTCCCCAGGTAGGTGCTCTGATGATTCATGCAGGGTGTCAGTCAACAAAGACTTGTACTCATTGCCTGCAATGTGCCAAGCACCAGGATAGGGGGTGAGGAAAATTCCTGGGATGACCCAGAAATAGGTTTCAGTCCATAAGAGCCTAAGCTCCTGACCAGGAACCACACACTGATCCCTTCTACACCACACACTGTGCCCAGCACACAGGAGGTTCCAATGAGTGCAAGTAGAGCTCAAATGACCTCAGCACCTCTGCAGACTCCATGGTAAGGATCTTGGCACAAGTGCCAGATTAAGACAAAATACAGAACACCCACCTTGCTGCTGGCAAGGTGCAGCTGGCACCTTTAAACTGGCTGGAGAGAAAGGCAGTAGCAGATAACAGAcctagaaagggagaaagggggcTGGTCCCAAGCCCCACATGTATCCTGAGGGAAGCTGGACAGAGATACCAGAGAATAGAAAGGCCTTGAATCCTGGTGGGTTGCCTCACTCCTTTCTGTCCCTAAATGGGACATGCACAGGGCTAGGCTTTTCTTTAGCTAGGTATCCTGGGTCTTTAATTAGGTATCCTAggtatcattttattcttttcatcttaTAGGCACAGAGTAGGTCTTGGGAAACATACTGAACATTTTCTGATTGTAAAACAGAGCTAAACAAACACTCATCCCACAGGCTTATGGTGAGGATCCCCTGCATTTGTGATGACAAGCACTTTGAACATGCCTAAGTAGGCAATATACATTATCATGACTACCAGTAATCTGAAAAGAGTTCACATTTTGAAAAGGCTGACTGACCAAGCAGTGACAGTTATCTATAATCTGCATATTAATGAATTCCAAATAGCCTTCAAGCAGAATTATCAAGGAAATAGGGTCTCACCTGGAGGAGGCCGCCCATCATTTATGTTAAATGCTGTGGCAAATATCCCAAAAGGAAATGCCCCAATTCCAAAAGACATCTGGAAGCCACCATCTCCAAATCCAAAACCTTGAAATCCCTGTATGGAAGAAATGCAATTCAGAACAAGCAACCTGTCAAACATGTCACCCACAGGTGgcacctgcctctcctccctacCCTCTGCCACCTGTTTCCAAGGgagatattttttccttccatttagaCTGCAAGGCAGAGGAACCCTGGTGGGCCCTCTGCCCTCCTGGCCTGCAAGGGGTCCAGCTAAGGAATTGTGAATGCCAGAAAGGACTGGCTCTGGTCCAAAGTAAAACAATCTGCTGGTGCAAGTTAGGGTTCTTAGAGCACCATGTTTTTTCCCAGAAGCCCACCCTAGTCAATAAAATTTTCTACATGTTTTAATAACAtacatcttatatatatatatatatattgcatatatatgagaaatataacGAGCAAAACTGGCAACAACCCCTATACCTAATTACAAGGGAACATCGGAACAAGCGGCACATTGCtgataatagcaaaaaaaagTGGAACCCTAATTAACCAACAATGGAGGTCATGATCAAAATCTTGATACACACTCTCTAAAGACCATCATGCTGACTATGCGACAACACAGAAAAACTCCTGTGACCAAGCTACCAGACAAAACTGAACACTATGGTCACAAGTACATGCCAACATGCAGGTATGGGAACAAGATATAAATAGGTACTTTCcctcagttttaatatttttaagaatttaaaaaacacaagacaatttttttctgattattttcataCATATGCTTGTTATAAGAAACTTACACATGAGAAGAATAATTGACGTAAAAAGTCAAAGATCTCCTTATTCACCATCTTCATGGTGTATCATCCTCagctttccccctccttctcccacccTCAACTTTCCcctataccacatcatctttcaTATGAAAAGACTTAGTAGGAATTCTAACACTGTGAAAAAGTAACCCATTTTCTATCTTGACCAAGGTTGCAGATAGTGGAGGGGGTAGAGTTTAGACCAGAAACTAGGTCAATATGATCTGAAAACCCATGCTCTTAATTACTGTGCACATCTTATTAaatcttctctcctcccccacatcCCTAAGTAGATATTTAgagcaaatgattaaaaaataataagtagaaAATGCATTGGGTTAACCGTGCTCCACAAAGAGCTGGTTGGCTTTCACTGATGAGTCCTCTGCAAGTCAGGAAAGTGGCTGTTCCCTATCCCATACCAAGCAGCTTGGCATCCAGCTCCAAACATCTTGCTGGGCAGCACTACCTACATAAAGCCTAGTAACAGATATAACAAGAGGGTAAGCCTAGACAGAAGAAAAACAACCAGTTTTCCATCTCCTCAGTGCAGATGCCTCCTACTCAGACCCAGCATGGTTGAGTTTGAGGGCTCCTGGGACCAAGGCTGCCTTACCCAGGAAGGTGCAACTGTTTCATCACGAACTACCACTTCACTGAGAGTAATCCCGAGGACTGACCCTCTGGCCTCCCTTTTAGCAACCTCCACACAATTCCACAAGCCCTCACATATGCGGAGTTTATGTTCCTGGGAAAATGTAGGCAAAAAGCATCACTAGTGCCTGCAGGTACTTGTATGTGTTATAGCTATGCACTAGGACCTCTGGCTTCCTGAGGTTAGGAGCTGATGCTCTCTGTTGAGAAACAGAGTCTGTGAAAGTTAAAGTGATGTCACCTGGTAGTCAGGGGGTAGCGTTTACACCAAAAACTGTCAATATGTCAATAGTGTTTAGATAAAAAACTGTCAACTGTCAATatgatcctggggcacctgggtggctcagtgggttaagcctctgccttcggatcaagtcatgatctcagggtcctgggatggagccccacacttggctctctgctcagcagggagcctgcttccccacccactgccttcctctttgcctacttgtgatctctgtcccaAAAAACCTGTCCATATGGTCCAAAAACCCCATGCTCTTAATTCTTATGGGGAAATGAAAAACTCTTGTGACCACACTGGCAGACAAAACTGAACACTATCGTCTTAAGAATCCTCAGGACAATATGTAGGGATGTAGACAAGATACAGATAGGTATTTTCCctccaaaattttaatattttaatctggagaaatgaaaatatacttgTTAGTGTGGATAAATATTCTgcttttataatttcttcaatattttattttattttttgaagattttatttatttatttgacagacagagatcacaagtaggcagagaggcaggcagagagggaggggaaagcaggctccccaccaagcagagagcccgacgcggggctcgatcccaggaccccaagatcacgacccaagctgaaggcagaggcttaatccactgagccacccaagtgccccaatttcttcaatattttaacaagaaaattttaatattagggcgcctgggtggctcagtgggttaaagcctctgcctttggctcaggtcatgatcccagggtcctgggatcaagccccgcatggggctctctgctcagcagggagcctgcttcctcctcttcctctgcctgcttctctgcctacttgtgatctctgtctgtcaaataaataaaatcttaaaaaaaaaaagaaaattttaatactaACATCTGACTTAAATTAGCATTTTTGAGCTAgtgatttttctaagaatttatcctagTAAAAAAACCATGAACCTCAAAAATGTATCTATAAGTTCAtcagagtatttttaaaatgaaaaaagaaaacagttaaatgtccaacaaaGGATCAAATAATGTTAagttcatacaactcaacactaaaCAGCCTGGCATGTAAAATCTCAAGATAATGTCATTAAAAAAGTCTCCCTCTCTGTGATATAAATTGGTAAGGCCAGGAATCTTTGCTATGTTCACTGATGTATCACCAGTGCCTAGAATAATGCCCAGCATCCTGAAGGCACTTAATatagaatgaatgaaatttttaaaaagagctacgAAACAGGAGCTAAgtattgttaaaaataaacaaaaatgtatgtatacCCATATGTATACCCACTATAAAATACGTGCACATAAACAGATCTATAAAatttacatgtgtgtatatataagtatagaacaatagaaaaaaatagaccaaaatattTCCTGTAGTTATCTCTGGATGGTGTGATTGTAAGTTtattccctctcctttcctttgtgtttatttcaatttttccattacttttataatcaagGAGAAAAAGTATAGGTCCAAGATGGAAACTTCTTAAGCCATAAGCTCATTTCTAGAAGCTTCTCCTAGAATGTTCCTCACCCCTCTGTTCTCTGGCTCTGGCCTCTGTCCTTGAGGACGGGGAGGGGTCTTCTCTCTGAAACAGAAACAtcgtaaaataaataattataaaatgctttCAGCGGCTCTGAGTGGGGTGGGAGCTCAGGGTCAGGTCCACTATGCGCAGCACAGGAACTTATACCAAATTAAACTAAATCCTAACCTTCATTCTACTTGCGACTGTTTTGCCAACTatacagaaaagcagagaaaaaaatctgcttaTTCTAAGATGTTCATCATGTTGCACTAGAGCCTACTCCTCTCACAGGAGCCTGACCCAGACTGGTTGAGTGCTAGCCAGACACCTTCCCTGGACCTGTGTAATAAAGAGGTCACCAATGTTAAAAATCCCAAatccaaactgaaacaggaatggcCTGTCAGCATAGAGGGCTGAGATTCAGGATCTCTCTATCTGCCCCTATTAACTTCAGCTTTACTTCCCACTATTCCTTGGTAAGCACTCTATACACTTTGCTTTTTGCCTCTGGGTCTTAGCCTCTTCTATCACTCATCCTCAACATACTGGACTGAGGGCTTGTTAGCCGTGAGGCACTAGGCAGGACACTACCAATACTAAGACTGTGATGGACTCTACTCTTGAGGTGTTTATGGTTTAAAGGGGGCCACAATCAATCACAATACAGCATGGGAAGGGACTTCTTGAACAGAGATCTCAACCACATAGGATGGAAGCACGGCTGAGAGCAACTGATGTGAGGAAGAAGGACCACTTCAAGGAGGAGGTAACTTCAGGACTGCTCCTTGAAGATGGACCAAGGAGGGTGTTGAGCAGGACTGGggagggcagaagagagagagggaaaacaattaCGAAGGCTCATGAATGTGAAAGGCTAAGTTCCTTTAAGAGAAGTCCAGTATATGTGGATACAGGgtatgctgggggtggggtagtAAGAGACAGTATGAGACACTGCTGGGAGAGTCTGGGGGTGTGTGAGCGTGTGCACGCGTATGACAGACCATGAAGTGCTCTCAGCATGACAGGGCTCTCGTAGAATGACAGACCCATCCACACCCCAAACTCCACAAAGCCTCCCAGACCTCctgtcccctttccctctgtaCTTTATATATCACTGCTGCAGCAACCCCCCTCCTTGCAGACTCTCCTGCTAGACACCCTGCTTCCCAAGCTGCTCCTTCACAGCACTTTGCATACTTAAAACTGTGCTATCTTGTGCACTGCCTAGCACATTGCCTGCTTGCTGGCAGACACTCAGTGGATATTCATATTATAGCCCAGTGAGGAGCAACTtggcttccctcccttcctgatGAACTCCCATCTGGATCCCAATTGCCTCAAAACTGAGGGTCTGTAAGCACTAAGTAGAAGGTGGAGTGAGAAGGTGCTAAATGGAAGTAAATTCATATCCAAAGGGAGGAGTAGGTGTGAGAGGTGCCCCAAGGCCTCACCTGGGGTCCTGCTGCCCAGTGCTGCCCCTGCCATAGAGCGGGATCACTTTATCTCGGCTGATGCCGGCTTTGCAAACTGGACACACTTGTCTGTTAGGTCTGGTCTCCAACCACTgcaaacaggagagaaaaatgcACGAATGGTGTTTAAGCCCACTACAGAGCAATCACAGACAGCGAAACAACATGGGTCAGGGGCCTCAAACTGGAAACACTGACACCAGCACGGAACACTTCAAGGAACCCCATTCTCTGATTCCTGCTcctggcactcaataaatatttactagcggtaaaataaaaattgcttttaaatacCTCATAATTAAACAGGCTTCCTCATGCTTCATTACTTCTAGGGGCTCCCTGCAACACAGCAGGAAGGAACTCAAGCCTAGAGCTGTGTCGAGGGgtcaaggagaaagcagcatttaatgattttatatccCACTTCCTTTATCCTACTGTTGAAAGCTTCAAAACTTATGTTATGTGCTTTTTATAAATTTCCAGcagataaatttataaatttattaggTTCTGCTGGAGATCAGAATGCATAGCCCTAAACGTAGTGGGaacctctctcttccttcctttacttctttctCCCACCTCAATTCTGAGACTCTAGAGCTCTGGAACTTCTGTCCTCCCCCTACATGCCTAAGCCACCTACTAGTGTGGTGCTCTTTTGCCAACAACCGTGGAGACAGTCAGCTCACAGTGATTATTCACAGCCAGCTGTGAATGCCAAGCCCTGCTCTGTCTCACCGAGCATGTGCCTGGGTCTTGGTGAATACTTAACTGACTGGTTTTCCTAATAATGTAGAGCtgagaaaacagactttttcCCCCCTCACACAAAAACTCTCTGTTGAGACCaaaaaaatttcttccttcctaacaTTTTCAAGGCCTTTACAGGTAGGGGGAATAGTCGATATTCTAGGAGGTTCTTTTTGTAGAGGcagaatctcaaaaataaaaaccacacatACTATCAAATCCAAGCTATCTATAGATAGGGAACTGTGAGCCAGAGAGGTGGCCTGCTAAGGACACAAAAACCATCGATAACAGAATCAGGACCATCCCAGGTACTATACTGACCCCTTGTTTTCAGCAAGTATCTGTCAGTGGGCAGGTGTATAATGAAGGTTGAGGGGGGTAAAACAAGCAAATGAGTCCACAAATGGGAGATTGCAGCTTCTGACAGTAGTCTCCTGAGATTAGGGGTGTCTTGTGCAACCATAGCTGATGAAAGACAAAGTAAAGTGAAATGTATCTTACCTGATGTAAACACGGCCAACTGCCAGAGTCCCCAGGGCAACCAGTCatcaaggagaaagagaatgggggTAAAGGAAGCAAAATGCTTTCATTAGAAAAAACACCAACGGTGGGAGCAGAAAAAATGGGAACACAGGGTGGAACTATGGAGCACTACAACCTCCCTGAGTGTCTGTGGGGAATCACTAGTACCAGAAATCAGAAAAGCATGGTctaaaatcacaggaaaaatcAGGCAACAGAGAGACAAGACCCCAGTCTCTACCTCTGGGATCTTACTTGTAAAGGA is drawn from Mustela lutreola isolate mMusLut2 chromosome 11, mMusLut2.pri, whole genome shotgun sequence and contains these coding sequences:
- the RNF185 gene encoding E3 ubiquitin-protein ligase RNF185; amino-acid sequence: MASKGPSASASPENSSAGGPSGSSNGAGESGGQDSTFECNICLDTAKDAVISLCGHLFCWPCLHQWLETRPNRQVCPVCKAGISRDKVIPLYGRGSTGQQDPREKTPPRPQGQRPEPENRGGFQGFGFGDGGFQMSFGIGAFPFGIFATAFNINDGRPPPAVPGTPQYVDEQFLSRLFLFVALVIMFWLLIA